From one Asterias amurensis chromosome 10, ASM3211899v1 genomic stretch:
- the LOC139943118 gene encoding uncharacterized protein gives MKNLVLLLLLVCTLHGSCVFGDVSCYDCYNIPIIGTAACGEPFDPRDAMVETTTCSRGKCAVYFLNETSTKTILQRGCPLIEYLCMSDKPQCMEDVCIDCCSGNLCNGPPTVRSANNNGQNAGNNGQATNRDSNGFNMLFMSLASILLMIGS, from the exons ATGAAGAACCTGGTTCTACTCCTGTTGTTGGTTTGTACCCTTCATG GTAGCTGTGTCTTTGGAGACGTTTCCTGCTATGACTGTTATAACATCCCAATAATAGGGACCGCTGCGTGCGGTGAGCCTTTCGACCCACGTGATGCCATGGTTGAAACGACCACATGCTCACGTGGCAAATGTGCG GTCTACTTTCTAAACGAAACATCCACAAAGACAATTCTGCAGAGAGGATGTCCATTGATAGAATACCTATGCATGTCGGATAAACCCCAATGCATGGAAGACGTGTGTATAGACTGCTGCTCGGGTAACTTATGCAACGGACCACCCACTGTAAGAAGTGCTAACAACAATGGACAAAACGCTGGAAACAACGGGCAAGCTACTAATCGAGACAGCAATGGATTTAACATGTTATTTATGTCACTTGCCAGCATTTTGCTGATGATTGGTTCATAG
- the LOC139943454 gene encoding EGF-like repeat and discoidin I-like domain-containing protein 3, translating to MANICIVESRKMSSYNGPVPKPDPGQPYNKYYWVKSAMEKLQSRCPNESKGDVDDCSPNPCLNDGKCTDFVNSFTCTCTGDYKGDTCSSICPKEVEIPLGMASGYILDGDIIASSILSAYVASGARLNNPGIWCGGVSDSTPWMRVNFNAKVYITGLITQGWVNEDFYVKTFYIKYGDISSSLTYVTTSGGNMQLFSGNSDDSTQVTNWFSSALHAQYLQIDPVSWEPNGYPCCMKLEVLGCR from the exons atgg CGAACATTTGCATCGTTGAGAGCCGTAAGATGTCGTCTTACAACGGTCCAGTACCCAAGCCGGATCCCGGTCAGCCTTATAACAAATACTACTGGGTGAAATCAGCAATGGAGAAACTTCAAAGCAGATGCCCGAACGAAAGTAAAGGAG ATGTCGATGACTGTAGCCCCAATCCATGTCTGAACGACGGCAAGTGCACTGACTTTGTTAATAGCTTTACCTGCACATGTACTGGCGACTACAAAGGTGACACCTGCTCATCAA TTTGTCCAAAAGAAGTCGAGATACCTCTCGGTATGGCGAGTGGATACATTCTTGATGGCGATATAATTGCATCGTCAATTTTGAGTGCCTATGTAGCCAGTGGAGCAAGGCTTAACAACCCAG GTATTTGGTGTGGAGGCGTTTCAGACTCGACTCCATGGATGCGAGTCAACTTCAATGCTAAAGTGTACATTACTGGTCTGATTACACAGGGATGGGTCAACGAAGATTTCTATGTGAAAACCTTCTATATTAAGTACGGTGACATTTCATCCTCCTTGACATACGTGACAACTTCAGGTGGAAATATGCAACTG TTCTCTGGTAATTCTGATGATAGTACCCAAGTGACCAACTGGTTCTCGTCTGCGTTACACGCCCAGTACTTGCAAATCGACCCTGTAAGCTGGGAACCGAATGGTTACCCGTGCTGTATGAAACTTGAAGTGTTAGGATGTCGGTAA